A genomic region of Torulaspora delbrueckii CBS 1146 chromosome 7, complete genome contains the following coding sequences:
- the SCS3 gene encoding Scs3p (similar to Saccharomyces cerevisiae SCS3 (YGL126W); ancestral locus Anc_6.117), producing MMTISRYKLFTLIVCPATLLLGHLLSYWFPDDLQYRINKDGLLNSFFVKRGWFWTSAIGWWCMIRYRSFNRQNHHSLVRYAILTIWWYMFTQSLWFGSAPIMDLIFTLTGGSCKFDVFDERGRLSSLFHDTFPRRIRSLERIYHLLKKKPAHDELLEQSLNSIRCAMNGTECHRELAKSVVPTDLNHYIHDSLFSGVTRNSSAVCRTLGGYWVGGHDPSGHIFLITLMIMYLLGELHIFGKRAFSRILREKNMSFKPFIDLFDNGAIWNVLSKKPETYSQLFFMTVVQPPLTFANSFTVFSLQLIKFVVLENPVILLVGLFLMWWWSFLVTSVVFHTLSEQVSGLAFAYLVAGVIYWNDHWFIRNAMH from the coding sequence ATGATGACTATATCCCGCTATAAGCTTTTTACATTGATCGTATGCCCTGCTACGCTGCTCTTGGGACATCTTCTGTCCTACTGGTTCCCCGATGATTTACAATACCGCATTAATAAGGATGGTTTGTTGaactctttctttgttaaGAGAGGTTGGTTCTGGACTTCTGCTATAGGCTGGTGGTGCATGATCCGGTACCGCTCCTTCAACCGTCAAAACCATCATTCATTGGTGCGGTATGCAATTCTAACCATCTGGTGGTATATGTTCACTCAGAGTCTGTGGTTCGGTAGTGCACCTATCATGgatctcatcttcacccTTACCGGCGGAAGTTGTAAATTTGATGTATTTGATGAACGGGGGAGACTTAGTAGTTTGTTCCATGATACTTTTCCTAGAAGAATCCGTTCTCTCGAGAGAATCTaccatttgttgaagaaaaaaccaGCCCATGATGAATTATTGGAACAATCTCTCAATTCTATCAGATGCGCCATGAATGGAACAGAGTGCCATAGGGAACTTGCCAAGTCGGTGGTCCCCACAGATTTAAACCACTATATTCATGATTCACTATTCTCGGGCGTTACTCGCAATAGTTCGGCAGTTTGCCGAACGTTGGGAGGTTACTGGGTAGGTGGTCATGATCCATCGGGTCacattttcttgatcacATTGATGATCATGTACTTGCTGGGAGAACTGCACATATTTGGTAAGAGGGCTTTCTCGAGGATCCTGAGAGAGAAAAATATGTCTTTCAAGCCGTTCATCGATCTATTTGATAATGGAGCCATTTGGAACGTGCTCAGCAAAAAACCAGAAACTTATTCACAGCTCTTTTTCATGACAGTGGTTCAGCCCCCGTTAACCTTTGCCAACAGCTTTACAGTTTTTTCATTGCAACTTATAAAATTCGTGGTATTAGAAAATCCCGTTATCCTGCTTGTCGGACTATTCTTAATGTGGTGGTGGAGTTTCCTCGTTACATCGGTAGTATTCCATACGCTATCCGAACAGGTATCGGGACTGGCCTTTGCATACTTGGTCGCTGGCGTCATCTACTGGAACGACCATTGGTTCATTCGCAACGCCATGCACTGA